TGGAATAAAAGTACGCATCAAAAGAGAATATGTAACgtattgatatttaaataataaattttagactTAACGCTACTGTTGATTGGACACTGATGAATCCTGCGGATGATATAAGTATCAACGGCTGTGTCACGGGATTAGGATGTATCGAGTCTTCATTCCTCTTCCAGACTTGTCCGAGCATAACTGATTATCACAATCCCGATTTGCCAGCTTTGGCTGTctgtttgcaatatttaattcaaacgGAGGTAAGTAATTGCTTTGTATATAATTGCCGATTAAAAACGCAAATTCATCTTTATTTCAAGAACACATGATTTTAGGGACCTATGTGGAGATTGATTCGAGGGCTGGGACTTTCATACGGATACAATATTAACTCGGTACCGAATGAAGGGTTGTTGTATCTGGTTTTTTATAGGGCTACAAACGTCGTAGCCGCATATAAGGAGACGAAATCAATAGTGGTATGAATAATgatgcatacttttttttaaataaaaaaacttgtagaATCTTTTGCATCGCAAGTTTTTTTGCCATAGGAAACGCATCTCGCTGGCGACAAGTGGGAGAAGCTACTTTATGAATCAGCTAAATCGTCTATAATCTTCGAAATAATCGAACAAGAGATGACCGTGGGCCGCACAGTGAATCAATCATTACGATCGTACTTCCGAAACGTGCCGCGTGATTATAATCATCAAATGGTACGACGTATTTCTGCCGTTACTATGGACGATATGACCCGTGTGGCGGCTTTGTACCTTAAGCCATTGTTTGATCCGAAAAAATGTAAGACTACCGTTGTATGTCATCCCTCTAAAGTCGCGGAAATAGGAGCGGCCTTCAAAGAGTGAGTAAAACATTATTTCCTGTTCTCTCGCTCTTCtcttattctgaaataataagtgtattttttttcttgcagaaTGAATCAAAATCTGAAACTGTACAACTGTCTTGAAGAAACATACTTAAGCGagtggtaaaaaaaaagatttatctgttttaaacTTGGAAAAcatctacattttatattctttttaaaaaatgtacaaccaattaaattcaaaaatttttttgctaaaatttgAAGTCCAaatgtattacaaaatttataatgtgtaatataaaaaacgatAAGATATCGTTTCCATTTGTTTGCAGgtaatgaaacattttaacataagcatttaaaaaattgacatttgaattgattttattaacagAATTGTAAAGacataagatatattatttatttcaaatatggAATGCCAGATATACATGTCACTTATAGCATTTATATgatacttttcaaaaataaaagtttcagGAGAGAcacttaatttctttcattatgAATACAATGTTAAGAAACTGTCACAGATTCTATCTCTAACGCCGACACGCCACGTTGTTTGATCGGCAGATAAACGCCTCcgtaaatttgaaattcaaaCGTAGTGATGTTTGCTGTGTCCAGAGGCTCGCCGTCCGGAATTTCACGTCCACGATAATAAGGTTTGAAGTCTTTTAAAGGTAATGTCATCGTGAAAAATTCGTTGTCCGATATTGGTACCTGAGgtgaaaattttgaagagtATTGATAATAACAGAAGAGCTTCAGGTCGATATTTCACTGATGTGAAAACTTGAAAGTTCATCAgaagcattaataaaaaatgataatgataagCTTAAAAGTAAAGTCaataaagttttgaaaatttactgTGAAAAATTGTTCGTAGCTGAGATCCTGATTTGAATTCTGTCCACGATGTCTTAGAGATATCTTGTAGTGATTATTTTGTCCTTGTCCTCGACAAGTGATCTCGATATTCTTAAAACTCGACAAGTTGAGATTTATCGACTTTCTAACACCAGCAAAACCAGCCCCGTTCGGTTGTGGGTTCAATAATGTGAAGAGGATCGCTCTCTGAAAAAGCTGACTTGTTTGCAGTGTTAAAACTGCTTTGGATTTCCCCACAGTTCTTACAGTGTCGGATATCTCTCGCCAATCATCCACACTTTGTGCATTTGTAAAATCGAACAGCATCATTCTGTccctaattaaatttctaattaaattcaaatgcTGCGAATAGATTTATGCTAAATAtgattcgataaaaaattaacctATAGAAATTACATAACCTTATACAACTAACAAAATGTGATTATTTTGCatgaattatttgaattcagcatgcatatatgaaaatataacaatttattgtctatttttatatttatactttttaacaatctccacataattaaaaaatgtatttgaatgATTAGATGAAAGGTTATACATATACatcatattatattgaatttttcaaataactattaatttgtattaattctGTTTTACAACAAGgactgtaaattaaataaagacaaaaatttatctatttacagCAATAGAGGTTAATTTATGAGACCAGTTATTTCCAATCACTTGTGATTTTTCTAGATCTATAATtctacatttctttttttatttttaaaattatacaattgtgTAATGTCTATAGATGCATGCAAATTTTGAAGAttctagataaaaaataattattgcatctCACCCTCGTGCATATTGACATGACACACACGTCACGATAAAAACTGCGATCGTTTGTAGATTCATACTTGAAGATATTTTCTCAAGCAGTAAGCTTGTTGAGACGAGTCCGAACGATTGTCCTTCGATAGTGCTCGATAGTGTTCGATAGATAATAGATACTGACATTTTATTGACATTATATTGACATTATATTGACAATATAACTACATCGCTATATACTTTGGCACATTTCTTTTCTAGCCTTTGTCGAAAATAGATCCTGCAGAGTATCTGCAAGACGACTAAAATTAATGCAGAGTTTATTATCAATGATGTCAGCAGATTGCTGGCAGAAAATtctgcgataaaaatataaacatatttgaaGAAATCGTAGGCAAAGAGAGAATAGAACCAGCATAGATTGTGTCAACAAATATGTCGCTTCTTTATTATATCACATTTGATAAAGCACATAGTTTTATTAActctattattatacaaaaatagagaaaaaacgtaataaataatttttataaacaaagcTTTGGTCAGTATCTAAATGCATCAGATTTTCTTTCTGTTAAAAATACAggtttttcagaaataataatatcttatttcgtagatataaatttttgcaaaaggttgaattctttattttacaagttttatttgtttccaacgattataatatacaagtaAATTTGTTGTGTTGCACAAATCACATTATTGTATACAGATTATAGTAAAGATGTAACAGTTCCAATCACACGAATTGTAACGTTCtaactatatataaatttttatagtttttaagaTCACCAAAAATATCCACGAAATAAAAGGATACACtgtaagtaaaaattacaaacagtaaatacagaaatttcaaaaataaaaaataaatatgaaagcaaaaatttgttgcaataatctggaagatttttatttttatttaaataattaaattatttcaagaactatatttttatgttgtatttaatttgattaatatatgattttaattttgtttattaaatattagaaatattttagacattggtaattaattttacatctgtccagagaaataaattttataaaaattagatataaaagaaGGTTTGTCATAAAAGATAATACTACACATGAAAACAGatcttcatatatttattttaatgacttAACTATGCGCTATAGCAAGGAAAACATTCATTAACGAAAAGAAAATGGCATTTGTTTTGTTAAAGCACCATGTAGAAGAGTATTTATTCCCTGGCATTTTTCTTATACTCCTATGTACAAGATACAAAAAACACAACAGATTTGTGAGAAAGTGAATTTCTATTGCACAAAACAAATGCTACTGCATATAGAATGAAAAGCATATTAATCCtaaattgtattttcaaaTACTTTGAATGTATAATACGATTGAGATAAAGGGTATAGTAAAACAACCGCCTTTTAAACAGATTCGAACAGATCGATGAAACTTTGGTCAACTTTATTCCAGAcgattttttgtatttttcttacaCTACCGATACAAATTGTTCATAAGTTACATCTTAATGTTGCAGTCAACACTGCGGAAAACGTAAGTTATCATGTTCGTTGCAAGcttttctgaattatttttccttctcttttgttttttgcCTCAATCATATCAATGTTATCTTTGTACCATCAAATCATAACAAGATCgagattatataattttttgtgaaagCGTGCCAATTAATATACTAATGTTGGATTAATTTGAATATCTATGAGGCCTCGATATAGCGAATAGCATTTGGAAAATAAGTCTGCTCTTTACTTTAAAGCAGAAGTATTAAGCATTGAATCTTAAATTTGCttaacagataaaaaaaacataaggAAAAAGAATGCTAAAATGTATAACAATATACATTCGAAGCTACGttatttcacataatattAACGTGCTGGCTATACTGCTAGTTGTAGATCctacaaaaatcaaaagtgaattttaaactaatgaataatatcaagaaaaaaagacgaataattttattttgattcgtCACTAAAAAGAATCTGTCAAATTTAATGttggcatatatatatatatatatatatatatatatatatttacgtttcatcaagaataaatatatatcttttaggtattaaaagaaaattgatccctactctttctctttatctatataattaagtTCCAAAGATAATTGAAATCATGAAATTCACATGAATGTgcatatttctctctcttatcAAGTAAAGGATTTAAAAAGTGAAACATGgcttacaatttaaattaattttcatcgattaaatttcttaaagcaagaacaattttacaattacaacAAATGTATAATCCTCCCGTGCAGATATGAATAAGTTGAATATAAATCTTATTCGTAGAATATACATCTCTGTTAAAGCGTTCgaacacaaaattttttaaacatgtgAGAAAATAATAACTCGATTGGCTTCTACATATTGCTATTGCGTGTATATTGTAAACGCATTATCTTCCTTCATCtgattttacaacaaaatgcagaaatacaaaatagtatataaattgcaattataatagaaaagcCGCGTTTATCAATAGATCATTGACTCATGCCGCGTCAAAAAACTAGTAGCGTTATTGGAATCACTTTTACGACGTATGTGTCCATTTCTATGTGTCGTGTATTTATAACATCGTATTATTGTGAATCAacgctaatttaaaaaaaaaaattatcctgaacttttcctttttcttttaagtAGACTTTGCTTATCAAAGGGAGGATACAGGCTACGAGACAATCTGCCAGCTACATTTAGTACAAATCATATGCATTAATAGTACcgatcaattaatatatctatatacaaACAAATATGACCTAACAGGAGCAGGCATCCTTTCCACCCTGCTGTTCGTTAGATACACCTTGGAGACTGGTGCGACCCGGTTGACTGGGATTATGTTGCACGCCAGACTCTGCTGCGTTTAGATCCAATCTAgcaacaaagaaataaattaattaagttacaaACATTATTTGGTAATATTGTATAGCatggaatgtaatattttacaattttatagtaattataaattattgtccAACTTACCGCCCGTCTTGTATACTTTGGAATATCTTCTTTGCTGTTTCCAAGAAAGCTTCTTCTACATTGTGTCCactgaaaaataagaataattgtatttatgaaagaatttatattttgtttaaactttattaaagAGATACTCACGTCTTTGCACTAGCTTCAACAAACATTAAACCATGCTCATCAGCAAACTGTTTTGCTTCCTCGTAAGTAACGTCACGTTGACCTTCAAGATCGCTCTTATTACCAATTAAGAATATAACCTGTAAGAAGAGTTAGTTCGTTTTGATGTTATTGTTCATAAAAATAGCTTTCTCTCTTGCATTGTGTAGATGCAAATTTACAAACcaattaagcaaaaaattcttataattgcattatagGATGTAATATAGCATTATGCGTACAGTGCTCGGATTTGTCAAGTTCCTTGTATCTGTCAGCCAGCTACTGAGATGATTGTAGGTTGAACGGCGGGTAATATCGTACACCATTAAAGCTCCAGCCGCACCCCGATAGTACGatctgaaaagaaatatttcttgttaTGCAGTATTTAAATTACGtattatcttacattttataattataattattgtttcaaATGTTAATAGTACCGATCAATTATAGAGTTATTACCTAGTAACTGCTCTAAATCGTTCTTGACCAGCAGTGTCCCATATTTGCAGCTTTATCTTTTGTCCTGCTACTTCAATAATTCTAGTCCCAAATTCGACACCAATGGTATGTGGACAATCTGCCATAACTGaatttgcaagaatatttaagttatattttaatttttatacaagtaCAGAAagaatatctaataaatataatttaattacagtaGACAATATACAACATACgtatttattaagaaagatatacagatattataaatatatatacaaattgaGTGTATCAAACTTGGTTTTgcataagttttattaatttttttagtgtttttataaaattaaaataaatctaaattctctatcaaatataaaaggttcaatatttacaatctattataatttcacaatAAACTAATACTTTATCTATGCACTAAAAAGAACTGACCATGGACATATTGAAACAGGAATCAGTACATCACTGCAATTATAATGTTGTCTATGTCATGCATGATACATACAGCATAATAAGCTATATACAGTTGTGTAATTAAGTGGCTACATCATTGAAATGAGCATATCCTTTAACAGTGCAGTTATGAGAAAAATGGaagtaatatatcataaagtataaaattactttaatagaattcttattcataattttctataagtATGTGTAATCATTTTATCACTTACATTTCTTCTCTGTAAATTGATGAAGCAGGCATGACTTGCCTACTCCCATATCTcctataatgatatatttaaagatatagGAATAATTATATGGACCGGTCGACATTTTCGCAcctgtaattaaaatagtggaaaaatgaaatatttatatcacattatatctttatatttactattatcattatcatctAACACGAAAGACAAATATAGCTCATAACCTACTTTTAGTCCTTTTAGGTAATATGTACTTCCATAGGTTATCGTCAGAAACTTATTGTTTCAATGTTTATTGTTACAAGATGTCTGAGATagattatgttaattatatttccaaGGACATGTACCATTCTTTGTTTTATTCAAGATAAAGAAAAGATAACACATGCATGATTCATAAAGGCATGTCACAACAAAGATGAGAATCTAAAGCTATGTCAATGATCGATTTCTGATTGTTACTGCTACGATTATGATACaactttaaacaatttttaattaataagaaactaTATCATCTCGTCTTTATTTTGTCAAACAGATTATACACATCGTATGTATCAAATATCCTTGACattcattttttcaaaaaacaattgttaaaatatttcacaagaaTATTCAATTAAGTGTGATATCTGAAGTTtgataattactaataaattcttattgaaCACAAACGTTATTTACAAATCTATGAATAATTCATGAATAACTGGagaattttcttcattataaagctaatatttatatatagactcagtagtattaaaatttcgattttaaaCTAGTACGAATCTGAAACAGATTAGGCTAATCTGACACTCAATGAAACAAAAACCATATATATTGTGACAGAGCTTTTCTAAGCTCCACAgatgcaaatttttgaaacatcaACAATACTGCACTGTACTGCCCATAATTACATTATGtccaattaataaaatttccatgaTCGACGACGTAAAGAGAATCGTAAGAAGAACAGAGGAAAAGTACCACGAAGTGAGGAATAGACACAGATGTATGTTGTTTCTGGCTATCGAATTGTCGAATATGCGATAACGCGCTGTCGTCCGAAAAGTAGGAGTCTCCGATGTCAACAATGCGGAGAATTATGTACTTACACGTTTGTGAATCGGCGTTGTATAGAAAGCTGTTACTGGTCGCTAGCGGTTGGGATCGAGGAATGTGGCGTTGACAGTCCGCGGACTCGTTGTTCGATTCACTCAATCATCGAGTTGCACGACGGCTCGGATACGTACAAACGTTTGCCCCCCTGATATCACGCGCAATATGGCAGGCCGCGCTGTCGCTAACGGCGATGGCGGCGAGCAAACGTCAAACCACCTGTCACTCTCGTTATAACGTCCAACTATTCGGCTCGACCGCGCACTCGCGCCAACCTCACTTGCGTCCAGCAGTCCGCGCAGAGACGTCAGCCGCTTGTAGCGCAAGTTGGATTTGTTACACGATCTCGTCACCGGTAAAAGAATTCCCGAGGAGTGGCAGCACGTAACACTGTGTTTCTGGTATGTATGTACTTCTACTCGTCGtcatatatcaataaaatgacAGAATGggttatttattcaatagcGATTATAATAGTGATCATTTTACGTGCGCACATACAGCAGTTGATTGGTCAACGCGTGTGCTGAGCACTTATTCCCTAGGGTGCTGCCTTTCTGGTTGGGCGCATTGTTCAGAGCGTGATTATTCTTGattgaaaaatctaaaattataaccttaccaattaatttaatattacgtaattgtttatttttttacaaattttattaatttttatatctgtcaatcatttaaaaatattaaattggacGCACTCTTTGAACCATGACGTATTAATATCTAGATATCCAAATACTTGTAAGTTTTGGAATACAAATTTCTAGTGACAAATTCtggaaatacatttatatttgcagCAGCCAATCGGATTTTACTTGTTATATCAAAATGATAGCCAATCTGAttctcctctttttctttGGGGAGAAATCTATTCACAGTCccatctaattattttataatatatggtTAATTCCCCAGCGCCAAATACTGCGTACTTTTTTGCGTCTGTTTGTGCTTTCGTAAATTAAAACACGTTTTTgccgaagaaaatattacaaagtgATAGATTACGTTATTTTGGATACGTTACTCAGGTACACTATTTAAATAGAAGAATACATTCAGAAAAGAGTGAATTTCGTAATAATTTGCCGATATTGC
This window of the Linepithema humile isolate Giens D197 chromosome 1, Lhum_UNIL_v1.0, whole genome shotgun sequence genome carries:
- the LOC105674513 gene encoding uncharacterized protein isoform X1, with amino-acid sequence MSVSIIYRTLSSTIEGQSFGLVSTSLLLEKISSSMNLQTIAVFIVTCVSCQYARGDRMMLFDFTNAQSVDDWREISDTVRTVGKSKAVLTLQTSQLFQRAILFTLLNPQPNGAGFAGVRKSINLNLSSFKNIEITCRGQGQNNHYKISLRHRGQNSNQDLSYEQFFTVPISDNEFFTMTLPLKDFKPYYRGREIPDGEPLDTANITTFEFQIYGGVYLPIKQRGVSALEIESVTVS
- the Rab14 gene encoding ras-related protein Rab-14, coding for MSTGPYNYSYIFKYIIIGDMGVGKSCLLHQFTEKKFMADCPHTIGVEFGTRIIEVAGQKIKLQIWDTAGQERFRAVTRSYYRGAAGALMVYDITRRSTYNHLSSWLTDTRNLTNPSTVIFLIGNKSDLEGQRDVTYEEAKQFADEHGLMFVEASAKTGHNVEEAFLETAKKIFQSIQDGRLDLNAAESGVQHNPSQPGRTSLQGVSNEQQGGKDACSC
- the LOC105674513 gene encoding uncharacterized protein isoform X2, producing the protein MSVSIIYRTLSSTIEGQSFGLVSTSLLLEKISSSMNLQTIAVFIVTCVSCQYARGMMLFDFTNAQSVDDWREISDTVRTVGKSKAVLTLQTSQLFQRAILFTLLNPQPNGAGFAGVRKSINLNLSSFKNIEITCRGQGQNNHYKISLRHRGQNSNQDLSYEQFFTVPISDNEFFTMTLPLKDFKPYYRGREIPDGEPLDTANITTFEFQIYGGVYLPIKQRGVSALEIESVTVS